Proteins co-encoded in one Cupriavidus nantongensis genomic window:
- a CDS encoding DUF4399 domain-containing protein, translating to MSRLLAAAVFAVSLLLSAWVQGGPTAAPPNAYLYIGWPNDGQTLPAGKPFKVWFGLRNMGVAPKDVKYPNTGHHHLLIDVELPPMDKEIPNDRNHLHFGAGETETMIELAPGKHTLQLLMGDDKHIPTNPPVYSKRITIYVK from the coding sequence ATGTCCCGACTACTTGCCGCGGCCGTCTTCGCCGTCAGCCTGTTGCTGTCCGCGTGGGTGCAGGGCGGCCCCACGGCTGCGCCGCCCAATGCCTACCTGTATATCGGCTGGCCCAACGACGGGCAGACCCTGCCCGCCGGCAAACCGTTCAAGGTGTGGTTCGGGCTGCGCAATATGGGGGTGGCGCCCAAGGACGTGAAGTATCCCAATACCGGCCACCATCACCTGCTGATCGACGTCGAGCTGCCGCCGATGGACAAGGAGATTCCCAACGACCGCAATCACCTGCATTTCGGCGCGGGCGAGACCGAGACCATGATCGAGCTGGCGCCGGGCAAGCACACGCTTCAACTGCTGATGGGCGACGACAAGCACATACCGACCAACCCGCCGGTGTATTCGAAGCGGATCACGATCTACGTGAAGTAG